Proteins from a single region of Chryseobacterium sp. T16E-39:
- a CDS encoding ATP-binding protein, which yields MRIAIFGAHKVGKTTLAEELLENLPGYTFEIEPYYQMESSGYEFSEDINPDDFIEQFNYSVKLISKSGDDVIFDRCVIDILAYLHVLDPNRNIQLLFKKAQSLIAEIDLFVFVPIEEPDLISDYQTDLPKLRQQVNDLLLDWIEDFGINIIEVQGTLSNRKDQVLTRVLY from the coding sequence ATGAGAATTGCAATATTCGGAGCCCACAAAGTTGGTAAAACCACATTGGCAGAAGAGCTTCTGGAAAACCTCCCGGGATATACATTTGAAATAGAACCCTACTATCAGATGGAGTCTTCAGGTTATGAATTTTCTGAAGACATTAATCCTGATGATTTCATTGAGCAATTTAATTATTCAGTCAAGCTGATCTCCAAAAGCGGAGATGATGTCATATTCGACAGATGCGTTATTGATATCTTAGCTTATCTTCATGTTCTTGATCCAAATCGAAATATTCAGCTTCTCTTTAAAAAAGCTCAAAGCTTAATTGCTGAAATTGATCTTTTTGTTTTCGTGCCTATCGAAGAGCCTGATCTGATATCCGATTATCAGACGGACTTGCCAAAACTCAGACAACAGGTTAACGATTTACTTCTCGATTGGATTGAGGATTTTGGAATAAATATCATTGAAGTACAGGGTACTTTGTCGAATCGAAAAGATCAGGTTCTTACCAGAGTTTTATACTAG
- a CDS encoding amidohydrolase: MEKLHEHTHGCTHCACNNPVLKIVKEELFSPENLGKMKPYPQKMNIQKPKPLMISGGIIRPMIGGSTDTVKAIGIADGKVVMTGEVKDVEEYMHQHYPEHDRKELKETDTLLPGLIEPHVHMVPTAMMSDWLDVSPFNGQDLQPLYDLTSVGAIINKNVHDIPGYVILGRGLDPSLMPFVVKADGTKELQTIDNTVLDTLNNEKPIMLLSASMHTLYLNTKALEHVYNHSDTVQKQYDSADDYIRKTKGQLQESPEMTPALKVVMVQILAMSIHINKYLTELFQLANSRGVTFMYDAGLNKGFDTLLKLYADTHPELVRTGGAFICSSQADADKLDNYTEPDKYKPVYYGHVKVVSDGSNQGLTGYQSAPYLCDPVNNTGIFNFPQAGIPAHTIPPSYNTLVNTVVAGKGWPLMIHANGDQAVTFAINAYQRTLAQYRGPELRNRIEHCSLLTADQITNMLQMGVSPSFLIGHVGYWGYAFKKVIFGEKAKMLDLCGSSLAAGMRITLHSDNEVSPLGPLRMMEQSVTRIMEKKTTSIEVLNSAECLTPEQALIAVTYDAAWQCYADKWVGSLDDGYFADFVILGQDPLSLTTQSEQYMKMRNIPVLETWVGGVPVYVNDQTTKAVTEKDMLFSNNS, from the coding sequence ATGGAAAAATTACACGAACACACGCACGGCTGCACACATTGTGCTTGCAACAATCCAGTTTTAAAGATTGTTAAAGAAGAACTTTTCAGTCCTGAAAATCTTGGAAAAATGAAACCTTATCCCCAAAAAATGAATATTCAGAAGCCGAAACCTCTGATGATCAGTGGTGGGATTATTCGTCCCATGATCGGCGGATCTACGGATACCGTTAAAGCTATTGGGATTGCTGATGGAAAAGTTGTGATGACCGGTGAGGTAAAAGACGTAGAGGAATATATGCATCAGCATTATCCTGAACATGATAGAAAAGAATTAAAAGAAACGGATACATTGCTCCCTGGCCTTATCGAACCCCATGTTCATATGGTTCCCACAGCTATGATGTCCGACTGGCTGGATGTAAGCCCTTTTAACGGACAGGATTTACAGCCTCTATATGATCTGACCTCTGTGGGAGCAATTATCAACAAAAATGTTCACGATATTCCCGGGTATGTTATCCTGGGAAGAGGTTTGGATCCCTCCCTTATGCCTTTTGTCGTAAAAGCAGATGGTACAAAAGAGTTGCAGACTATTGATAATACAGTGCTGGATACTCTTAATAACGAAAAGCCCATCATGCTGTTGAGTGCTTCCATGCATACTCTTTATCTTAATACCAAAGCTTTAGAGCACGTATACAATCATAGTGATACTGTACAGAAACAATATGATTCAGCTGACGATTATATCAGGAAAACCAAGGGGCAGCTACAGGAGAGCCCTGAAATGACGCCAGCACTGAAAGTCGTAATGGTACAGATTCTTGCCATGAGTATCCATATTAATAAATATCTCACTGAGCTTTTTCAGCTGGCTAATTCAAGAGGGGTCACTTTTATGTATGATGCCGGGCTGAATAAAGGTTTCGATACATTATTGAAACTGTATGCTGATACGCATCCGGAATTGGTAAGAACGGGCGGAGCTTTTATTTGTTCCAGTCAGGCAGATGCTGATAAACTTGATAATTATACAGAGCCCGATAAATACAAGCCTGTTTATTATGGACATGTTAAGGTCGTTTCTGATGGTTCTAATCAGGGACTGACAGGTTATCAAAGTGCTCCTTATTTGTGCGATCCTGTTAATAATACAGGGATATTTAATTTCCCGCAGGCGGGTATTCCTGCACATACGATTCCACCGAGCTATAATACGCTGGTTAATACTGTGGTGGCTGGAAAAGGTTGGCCGTTAATGATTCATGCCAATGGCGATCAGGCCGTAACATTTGCCATTAATGCCTATCAGCGTACCCTTGCTCAATACAGAGGCCCAGAACTACGTAACCGTATAGAACACTGCTCCCTTCTGACAGCAGATCAGATTACCAATATGCTGCAAATGGGTGTTTCACCAAGCTTCCTGATCGGACACGTGGGATACTGGGGATATGCTTTTAAAAAAGTAATATTCGGTGAAAAAGCGAAAATGCTGGATTTATGCGGTTCAAGTCTTGCAGCCGGTATGAGGATTACCCTTCACAGCGACAATGAAGTAAGTCCTCTGGGACCTTTGAGAATGATGGAGCAATCCGTTACCAGAATAATGGAAAAGAAAACCACAAGTATTGAAGTTTTAAACAGTGCAGAATGTCTTACTCCCGAGCAGGCTTTGATTGCTGTTACCTATGATGCTGCATGGCAGTGTTATGCAGATAAATGGGTAGGTTCATTAGATGATGGCTACTTTGCTGATTTCGTTATTTTGGGGCAGGATCCTCTTTCATTAACTACTCAATCCGAACAATACATGAAGATGCGAAATATTCCGGTATTGGAAACATGGGTGGGTGGCGTACCTGTTTATGTAAATGATCAGACAACTAAGGCCGTAACTGAAAAAGATATGCTTTTTTCAAATAACTCTTAA
- a CDS encoding nuclear transport factor 2 family protein — protein MDIPQFIKEWIDNSNAFKVEQYLTKYHENAVLDDPSVGRSFKSHKGIREYFEDYFIGYNTHTKLVNLHVKDNIAHAEVLFTGDFPGGKTGGTFDFTFKDGKIIHVKADLI, from the coding sequence ATGGATATACCACAATTTATAAAAGAATGGATTGATAACAGCAATGCTTTTAAAGTAGAGCAATATCTTACCAAATACCATGAAAATGCAGTGCTTGACGACCCGTCAGTGGGTCGTAGTTTTAAATCGCATAAAGGCATCCGTGAATATTTTGAAGACTATTTCATAGGTTATAATACCCATACAAAATTAGTAAATCTTCATGTGAAAGATAATATAGCCCATGCGGAGGTTTTATTTACGGGAGACTTTCCGGGAGGTAAAACCGGTGGAACGTTTGATTTTACCTTCAAAGATGGCAAAATAATACACGTAAAAGCGGACCTAATATAG
- a CDS encoding 2OG-Fe(II) oxygenase: MKDIETRLTVQDWPSIRSELHDKGFVIVRDVLNKTECDNLVSAYNADDTYRKTITMERYRFGQGEYKYFQYPLPELITTIREEVYAEIAPVANQWMQELNIEKKFPSTHKVMKKLCWEHGQKKPTVLILKYGKGGG, encoded by the coding sequence ATGAAAGATATAGAAACAAGGCTGACTGTCCAAGATTGGCCGTCAATAAGAAGTGAATTGCATGATAAAGGTTTTGTGATAGTCCGGGATGTACTCAACAAAACAGAATGCGATAATTTAGTTTCAGCGTACAATGCAGATGATACTTATCGCAAAACGATCACTATGGAACGCTACCGTTTTGGACAGGGAGAGTATAAATATTTTCAGTATCCATTGCCTGAACTGATCACCACAATCCGCGAAGAGGTATACGCCGAAATAGCACCAGTAGCCAATCAATGGATGCAGGAACTTAATATCGAAAAAAAATTCCCTTCCACGCATAAAGTCATGAAAAAACTATGTTGGGAGCACGGCCAAAAAAAACCAACCGTTCTGATATTAAAATACGGTAAAGGGGGGGGTTAA
- a CDS encoding 2OG-Fe(II) oxygenase translates to MQIVFMLDQTDEDYTGGEFVITEQIPRAQSKANVLKPNRGDMLILTTNFRPVKGSKGYYRVNMKHGVSPLHSGHRHSLGIIFHDGLS, encoded by the coding sequence ATGCAGATCGTTTTTATGCTGGATCAGACAGACGAAGATTATACTGGTGGAGAATTTGTCATAACCGAGCAGATACCCCGAGCGCAATCAAAAGCCAATGTATTAAAGCCTAACCGGGGTGATATGCTGATATTAACCACTAATTTCCGTCCGGTAAAAGGATCTAAAGGGTATTATCGCGTGAATATGAAACACGGAGTAAGCCCTCTTCACAGTGGACATCGGCACAGCCTCGGTATTATTTTTCATGATGGGCTAAGTTAA
- a CDS encoding Ada metal-binding domain-containing protein: MIKHLDLGLTPEDRKKVLSYLIRKGEVKLGGYVKGKIYGLLSCSSGKRMKFENRVFFKDETEALAHGYRPCGHCMKEKYEQWKREQAKSPNRQ, encoded by the coding sequence ATGATAAAGCATCTTGATCTGGGTTTAACTCCTGAAGATAGAAAAAAGGTCCTTAGTTATTTAATCCGCAAAGGTGAAGTGAAACTCGGTGGCTACGTAAAAGGAAAAATATATGGATTACTTTCATGTTCATCAGGTAAAAGGATGAAATTTGAAAATCGAGTTTTCTTTAAAGATGAAACAGAAGCATTAGCACATGGTTATAGGCCTTGTGGACATTGTATGAAAGAAAAATATGAGCAATGGAAAAGAGAACAGGCAAAATCTCCGAATCGTCAATGA
- a CDS encoding adenosine kinase, whose protein sequence is MMKKYITYFLVFGFPLFGCQSKVVENSTYQQNWTQLDKENKALAFDADIQLSDAEMILDKKLFQLRKDFLADTEKQKIPLFNTSFNELKPLIEGSQLFEIFQSMPKGGLLHTHSGGITDVKWVIKTARKYKECYVYDQSDTKDFIFGQLGFFEEGKVPKGFVSLNKKLSSDPGFEKQLTELLLLKRESLCTYTDYWIEFEKRFKRISLLLPYRPFFKEYYKKGFADLAENKVQHVEIRFVFDELYDFQHGKYPLKTSITDLQEVVKEMQKQYPQFTLKLIYSSFKFLDPMAVEKQLETAFELKKEFPDLISGFDLVADEAAGNSIYSFREDWVKLDELSKKYGVKMPLFLHAGESTSVFNKNIIDIPSLDNPRIGHGLNLIYFPKTMELIRKQNKLVEVSPISNQILGYVSDLRNHPARVLLSNGIQCSINSDDPSVYGYNGLGYDFWAAFVYWELDVKALKKLVFNSINYSSLNESEKKQSLLYLNKEWDGFVKEMNVKLK, encoded by the coding sequence ATGATGAAAAAATATATTACTTATTTCTTAGTTTTTGGATTCCCTTTATTTGGGTGCCAAAGCAAAGTGGTTGAAAATTCCACCTATCAACAAAACTGGACGCAATTGGATAAGGAGAATAAAGCATTGGCTTTTGATGCGGATATTCAATTGTCTGATGCTGAAATGATCTTGGATAAAAAATTATTTCAGTTAAGAAAAGATTTTCTTGCCGACACAGAAAAACAAAAAATACCTTTATTTAATACTTCTTTTAATGAATTAAAGCCATTGATAGAAGGCTCTCAATTATTTGAGATCTTTCAATCCATGCCGAAAGGAGGTTTGCTACACACACATAGTGGCGGAATTACTGATGTAAAATGGGTGATTAAAACAGCTAGAAAGTATAAAGAATGTTATGTCTATGATCAGTCAGATACCAAAGACTTTATTTTCGGACAACTGGGATTTTTTGAAGAAGGGAAGGTTCCAAAAGGATTTGTCAGCCTGAATAAGAAGCTTTCTTCAGATCCCGGTTTTGAAAAACAATTGACGGAACTTCTCCTCCTGAAACGCGAATCACTATGCACGTATACCGATTACTGGATTGAATTTGAAAAGCGGTTTAAAAGAATCAGTTTGTTGCTACCTTATCGTCCTTTTTTCAAAGAATATTATAAAAAAGGTTTTGCAGATTTAGCAGAAAACAAAGTTCAGCATGTAGAAATTAGGTTTGTTTTTGATGAGCTTTACGATTTTCAGCATGGAAAATATCCGTTAAAGACTTCGATTACTGATTTACAGGAGGTCGTGAAAGAAATGCAAAAACAGTATCCGCAGTTTACGCTTAAATTAATTTATTCAAGTTTTAAATTCCTTGACCCGATGGCTGTTGAAAAACAGCTCGAAACAGCTTTTGAGCTCAAGAAAGAATTTCCGGATCTTATTTCCGGTTTTGATCTTGTGGCAGATGAGGCTGCCGGAAACAGTATCTATTCTTTCCGGGAAGATTGGGTGAAATTAGATGAACTCAGTAAAAAGTATGGGGTAAAAATGCCTCTTTTCCTTCATGCAGGGGAAAGCACTTCTGTTTTTAATAAAAATATAATCGATATTCCATCATTGGATAATCCAAGGATTGGACACGGCCTAAATCTGATCTATTTTCCAAAAACAATGGAACTGATCAGAAAACAAAATAAACTCGTTGAGGTAAGCCCGATCAGCAACCAGATTTTAGGATATGTCAGTGACCTGAGAAATCACCCTGCAAGAGTTTTGTTAAGCAATGGAATACAATGTTCCATTAATAGTGACGATCCGAGTGTCTACGGATATAACGGCCTTGGTTATGATTTCTGGGCTGCCTTTGTATACTGGGAGCTTGATGTAAAGGCACTGAAGAAGCTTGTTTTTAATTCAATTAATTATTCTTCTCTGAATGAAAGTGAAAAGAAGCAATCGTTGTTGTATTTGAATAAGGAGTGGGATGGTTTTGTAAAGGAGATGAATGTGAAACTTAAGTAG
- a CDS encoding cupin domain-containing protein produces MATTRRGFLSAASLSTFGLITASTGLHALIPKEAESLIKNGSDDPKMEELEDFVYDIENGSKGWVGAGGTAKEATVEEFPVSQSIAGVIMRLNPGSFRELHWHSIAAEWAYVLEGSVRTTVVAPDGTSATDDFEKGDIWYFPKGHGHCLQCIGDQSCLFLLVFDNGHFSEFGTFSSTDWINHLSPEILARNSGLPANAFASSPHKELYIGTGKIAAPKKPQNIDPNIPPSYAAHKFRMETDGVYEKYPGGSTIKVSAQEFPIQKTLTALRMDIEPGAIRELHWHPNADEWQYVMSGQGNLSIFGSHGRVKTMPYKKGMVSFIKQGFGHYIENTGTETLKLIIVFNDDKYEDISLNDWLASNPAQLVEDHFGITPAQTVELAKHKKGIF; encoded by the coding sequence ATGGCAACAACAAGACGTGGATTTCTTTCCGCAGCATCTTTATCAACCTTTGGTTTGATAACAGCATCAACAGGCCTACATGCATTAATTCCTAAAGAGGCCGAATCACTAATAAAAAATGGGTCAGATGATCCCAAGATGGAAGAATTGGAAGATTTTGTATACGACATTGAAAATGGAAGTAAGGGTTGGGTTGGTGCCGGTGGTACTGCCAAAGAAGCTACTGTTGAAGAGTTTCCGGTATCGCAAAGTATTGCAGGGGTAATTATGCGGTTAAACCCAGGCAGTTTCCGTGAATTACACTGGCATTCTATCGCAGCAGAATGGGCCTATGTATTAGAAGGAAGTGTCCGTACAACCGTTGTTGCTCCGGATGGAACTTCAGCAACAGATGATTTCGAAAAGGGTGATATCTGGTATTTCCCAAAAGGCCACGGACATTGTCTGCAGTGTATTGGTGATCAATCATGCCTATTCTTATTGGTCTTTGACAATGGTCACTTTTCTGAATTTGGAACCTTCAGTTCAACAGACTGGATCAATCATCTCTCTCCTGAAATATTGGCACGCAATTCCGGATTACCGGCAAATGCGTTTGCGTCTTCCCCTCATAAAGAGCTTTATATTGGTACAGGTAAAATAGCTGCACCCAAAAAGCCACAAAACATAGATCCCAATATACCACCAAGTTACGCTGCCCATAAATTCCGCATGGAGACTGATGGTGTGTATGAAAAATATCCCGGAGGTTCTACCATAAAAGTATCTGCTCAGGAATTTCCTATTCAAAAGACTTTAACAGCTTTACGTATGGACATTGAACCGGGAGCTATCCGTGAATTACACTGGCATCCAAATGCCGACGAATGGCAATACGTCATGAGCGGGCAGGGAAATCTGAGTATTTTTGGTTCACATGGACGGGTAAAAACAATGCCTTATAAAAAGGGGATGGTGTCGTTTATCAAACAAGGTTTTGGCCACTATATAGAAAATACCGGTACCGAAACCCTTAAATTGATTATTGTTTTCAACGATGATAAATATGAGGATATATCCCTAAATGACTGGCTGGCATCTAATCCCGCTCAGCTTGTTGAAGATCATTTTGGAATTACACCAGCTCAGACGGTAGAATTAGCAAAACACAAAAAAGGCATTTTTTAG
- a CDS encoding FadR/GntR family transcriptional regulator yields the protein MKLYEKVISLIKKDISQGKYKAGEKIPSEPELMKLYGVGRSTIREAIKTMAISGILKVQQGSGTFVNNSFQEVSIEQRLRRADFDDVNSVRRLLEKEIVKLAAQNRTEEQLQEIEQCLENRKLAIQAEDAQLCADADIAFHTAIAQASLNPVLSDLYYSFTLILRNFFLAREKQGISRFAMNHHLHEQLFKAIKNQKPSQSQSVLQRILENNY from the coding sequence ATGAAACTTTACGAAAAGGTAATTAGTCTGATAAAGAAGGATATTTCTCAAGGGAAATATAAAGCGGGAGAAAAGATACCTTCCGAGCCCGAACTGATGAAATTGTATGGTGTAGGTCGTTCTACTATCAGAGAAGCGATTAAAACAATGGCTATTTCAGGGATCCTGAAAGTACAGCAGGGATCGGGAACATTTGTTAATAATAGTTTTCAGGAGGTCAGCATTGAGCAGCGCTTAAGACGCGCAGATTTTGATGACGTCAATTCGGTAAGGAGATTACTGGAAAAGGAAATTGTAAAATTAGCTGCGCAAAATCGCACAGAGGAACAGCTTCAGGAGATCGAACAATGCTTAGAAAACCGTAAACTGGCCATTCAGGCTGAAGATGCTCAACTTTGCGCTGATGCCGATATTGCTTTTCATACAGCGATTGCCCAAGCTTCTTTAAATCCTGTATTATCTGATTTATATTATAGTTTCACCCTGATCCTGCGTAATTTTTTTCTTGCAAGAGAAAAACAGGGAATCAGCCGTTTTGCCATGAACCATCATTTACACGAGCAATTGTTTAAAGCGATCAAGAATCAAAAGCCCAGTCAGTCTCAATCGGTTCTTCAAAGAATTTTGGAGAATAACTATTAA
- a CDS encoding Crp/Fnr family transcriptional regulator, translating into MEIDIQILQNCLPDFGKELLIEIEKFSTVKTFSTNDFIVKQGQLARYLPIVLEGHVKVYSNEDGLQFLLYYITPKESCIFSFVHLFSNQAIDFSAVPEEETKILLIPIEKAKEWTLKYPSFNNMIISGFQKHYNDLLETTKQIICYKLEDRLWKYLKTKNENSHSEELAITHKNIAEDLGTSREVISRVMKKLELENKIIQNGRKIKVI; encoded by the coding sequence ATGGAAATAGATATCCAGATATTACAAAACTGCTTACCTGATTTTGGCAAAGAACTTTTAATAGAGATTGAAAAATTTAGTACTGTAAAGACTTTTTCTACTAATGATTTCATTGTTAAACAAGGTCAACTCGCCCGCTACTTACCTATTGTTTTAGAAGGTCATGTAAAAGTATATAGTAATGAGGATGGTTTGCAGTTTTTATTATACTATATCACTCCTAAGGAATCTTGCATTTTTAGTTTTGTTCACTTATTCAGCAATCAGGCTATAGACTTCTCTGCTGTCCCGGAGGAAGAAACGAAGATTTTGCTCATCCCTATTGAAAAAGCAAAAGAATGGACTTTAAAATATCCATCATTTAACAATATGATCATTAGTGGATTTCAAAAACACTACAATGATCTGCTCGAAACCACCAAACAAATCATCTGCTATAAACTTGAAGACAGGCTCTGGAAGTATCTCAAAACAAAAAATGAGAACAGCCATTCAGAAGAACTTGCTATTACCCATAAAAACATTGCAGAAGACCTGGGGACATCACGGGAAGTCATTTCAAGGGTGATGAAAAAGCTGGAACTTGAAAATAAAATCATCCAGAACGGAAGAAAAATAAAAGTGATTTAA
- a CDS encoding hexameric tyrosine-coordinated heme protein, protein MSEQVQLIPNNSLLTASPEEGRQLAVKMARLIIKATQPDAAVREKLRPIYAESPEMLIAIGQVVATEFATIAAANNYWR, encoded by the coding sequence ATGTCAGAACAAGTTCAATTAATCCCAAACAATTCATTACTGACGGCTTCACCTGAAGAAGGACGCCAATTGGCCGTAAAAATGGCAAGGCTTATCATTAAAGCCACCCAACCAGATGCTGCCGTAAGAGAAAAATTGCGTCCCATATATGCAGAAAGTCCAGAAATGCTGATTGCAATCGGGCAGGTAGTCGCCACCGAGTTTGCAACGATTGCTGCCGCGAATAATTATTGGAGATAA